From the Robbsia betulipollinis genome, the window GATGAGCTGGTCGAGCGCGTACCCCACCATGATGACGACGTCCGCGGGTTCGCCTTGCGCCAGGCGTTGCGGAATGGCTTGTGGGGTGGCGCCCATCGACGGGCCCCAGGCGGTGACGACGTCATTGCCCGTCCGATGCTCGTAGACGGGCACCATGCGCTGGTAGGCCGGGGCGAAGCCGCCGGAAATCATGACGTGCAGGTCGACGGCTTGCGCTTTGGCGGCAAAGGCCAGGCAGCACGCAAGGAGCACGGGGCGCCGGGAAGGGCGAATCGAAATCATGGGCAGAAGCCTCTCGGATCGGTCGGGATGCGCTGACGCCGCAGGCGCGGCGGGGGACGAAAACCGTACCGCGCTTGTGGGGAAAAACACAGTGGGGAATTCACTACGCGGTTCCGCGAGCGTCATGCACGCTTGCCAATAGCGAGAGGCGCCGGGCGGTGAGGACGCCTGTCGCGCGTTATGCCGGTCATTTCACCGTCACGTCCTCGAAGCGGTGGCCGGCGACCGGGCTGATGGCGTAACCGTCGACGTTCTTCGCCATCGGCTGGTAGGTGTTCATATAGGCGATCGGCGTGTACGGCACCTCGCGCTTGAAGATCTGCTGCGCCTGCTGGTACAGCGCGATGCGGCGCTGGCGGTCGGTGGTCTGGCGCGCGGCGGCGGTCAGCTTGTCGAACTCGGGATTGCACCACTTCGCCACATTGCTGCCCTTGCGCGACGCGCAGCCCAGCACCGTGTCGAGCCAGTTGTCGGGGTCGGCATAATCCGCCATCCAGCCGTAGAGGATCGCGTCGTGCTCGCCGTCGACCTTCGCGCGCTTGTTGTATTCGCCCCATTCGTAGCTGACGATCTTCGCCTGTACACCGATCTTCGCCCAGTCGGCCTGGATCAGCTGTGCCATCAAGCGGGCATTCGGGTTGTAGCCGCGCTGTATCGGCATGGCCCACAGCGTGATCGAGAAGCCATTCGGAAAGCCCGCCTGGCGCAGCAGATCGCGCGCCTTGGCGAGGTCGAGCGGTGCATCCTTCAGATCCTTGTCATAGCCCCATTGCGTCGGCGGCATGGGCGCGGCGGCGATGGTGGCCTGCCCGCTGTAGACGGCCTTGAGGATGGCCTGCTTGTCGACCGCCATGTCCAGCGCGCGCCGCACCAGAAGACTGTCGAGCGGCTTGTGGGTGACGTTGTAGGCCACGTAGGCGATATTGAAGCCGGGCGCGCTCATGAGCTTCAACTGGGGGTTCTGGCGCACCGCATCGAGATCGATGGGACGCGGGAAGGCACTCATCTGGCACTCGCCGCTCGCCAGCTTGGCGATGCGCGTCGCGGGGTCCGGCGTGATCGAGAAGATCAGTTTCGGGATATGGATCCGGCCCTTGTTCCAGAAATCGGGATTCGCGTCGTAGCGGATCTGCGCGTCCTGGGTGAAGCGGCGCAGGATGAAGGGGCCGGTGCCCACCGGCTCGTCGTTCAGTTGTCCGGTCTTGCCCGCCTTCAGCAGCGCCTGCGCGTATTCGGCCGACTGGATCGACGCGAATTCCATCGCGATCTTGCTGAGGAAGGCGACATCCGGCTGGTTCAGGGTGATGCGCAGCGTCAGCGGATCGGGCGTGTCGACCCGGGCGATTTCCTTGTCGAAGCCGACATCCGCCGCGTACGAGAACAGGACCGGTGCCGCTTTCTGGAAGGCGTTGTCCGGGTTGATCATGCGATCGAGGGTGAAGGCCGCGTCGTCGGCGTTGAAGTCGCGCGTCGGCTTGAACCAGGCGGTTGTCTGAAACTTGACGCCCGGGCGCAGATGGAAGGTATAGGTCTTGCCGTCCGCGGAGATTTCCCAGGAGCGGGCGAGACCCGGCACGAGATCCGACGAACCGTGTTTGAATTCCACCAGGGTATCGAAGAGGACGTGCGCGCTGGCGTCGAAATCGGTACTGGTCGTCAGGCGCGCCGGGTCGAAGCCGCCGGGGTTGCCCTCGCTGCAATAGACCAGCGCTTTGGCCGGGGCCTGCGCGAAAGCGTCGGATGCCGTTCCCGGCAGAACGCCCGACAGCAGGCTGACGCCGGCGGCGGTCGCGAAGACGGACAGCCGGCGGACGGTGGGCTTCGAAATGCGTCGGATCATAGTGGGTGGCCTTTCACTCGCGGTCTTTGAAACGGTGATTATCGCCGACTCCGCGTCCCCGGCAGGGAAGACCGGCCATACGCGACGTCATGCGTTGAATCTCGCAAAGGCCGACCGAACAACGTAAAAAGGCGCCCGGGGGCGCCTTTCGCATGCGTGCTGCGGTCTTTCAGGACTTACTTCGCGTCCTTGAGGTTTTCCGCCGTGTCTCCAGCCGCTTTTTCGGTCTTGCCGGCAGCCTGCTGCAGATCGCCCTTGGCTTCCTGGGTCTTGTCCCCGGTTACCTTGCCGACGACTTCGTTGACCTTGCCCTTGACCTGGTCCTTGATGCCTTCCGTTTGTGCCTTGTTCATGTTCATCTCCTTTGTTTGAGGTACCTGCGTGCATCCATGTGTCCAGAATACCGGCGCCCGCCCGGCGCGAACAGGGTCGTTTGGCTGAATCGCGTGTAAGACGATGCTGACCCGCCTGCCGGTCAGGCGTCGTCGGGAACGGCCGTCGTCACGCCGGTGCGCGCCGCCTGCAACGTGGCGCGCACCGTTTCGGGCGTGAAGGGCGGGGCATAGAAGCGCACGCCCGTCGCATCGAACAGGGCGTTGGCGATCGCGGCCGGTGCGGGGACCGACGCCGATTCCCCGGCACCCATCGGCGGCTCGCCCTGGCGCGGCATCAGCAGCACGTCGATTTCCGGCAATTCGGGAAACGTCAGGATCGGGTAGCTGCCCCATTCGCGGGAGGCGACGATGCCGTCGGCGAAGCGCACGCTTTCCTTCAGGACGCGGCTCAGCGACTGGATGACGTTGCCGTGGATCTGATGACGCACGCCGTCCGGGTTGATCATCGTCCCCGTATCCTGACCAACGGTCACGCGCACCACGCGGATCGCGCCGGTTTCGCGGTCGACTTCGATGTCGACGATCCACGCGGCCCAGGCGGCGCCGAAGCCGGGGAAGCGGCTGTGGACATAGCGCGCATAGGACAGCCCGCGGCCGCGCACGATCCGCTCCCCGGTCTGTTCCGGATGGCGCGGCACCGCACCGGCCTGCCAGCCGGCGCGCCGCGCGGTGGCTTCCAGCAGTTCGCGCGCGCGCGGGTCTTCCAGGTGACGCAGGCGAAACGCAAGCGGATCGGCCCGCGCGAGCACGGCGAGTTCATCGAGGAAGGCGTCGTGGGCGAAGGAATTGGGCAGCGCGGAGACGCCGCGCAGCCAGGACGTGCGCACCAGCGGCGCGAGATCCTGGCAGACGAAGCGGGTGTGCGGGAAGGTGTAGGGCGTGACCGCGGTGCGGTCGCCCATCTCGAAAACACCCGCCCGCGCCGGTCGCGCGCCCGTGAGCAGCGTGGCCAGCAGCGGGGCGTCGTTCGACGGGTAGCGGGTTTCGAAGTCGTAGGCGACGGTGTCGCCCTGCGCCGAGACGCTGCCGGTCACGTCCATGACCTGACCGGCGCCCTTGGGCTCCCAGAGATGTTCGTCGGCGCGCGACAACTGCACGCGCACCGGGGCGCGCGCCGCGCGCGAGAGCAGCAGCGCGTCACCCGCGACGTCGTCGGCGCAGTTGCGCCCATAGCAGCCGGCGGCTTCCATCCGCACGATATCGATCTCGTCTTCGCCGCGCCCGCACAGCACGGACAGATCGTGGCGCAGCGATTGCGGGTTCTGCGTGCCGGACCAGACGGTGATGCGCTCGTCCCGATAATCCGCGAGCGCGCAGGACGGTCCGATGGATGCATGCATCTGGTATGGCCAGACGTAACGCCGCGTCAGGGTGGCGACCCCGGGCTGCCGCCCGGCGGCGGCGACATCCCCGCTCTGTTGCAGCAGCCGGGGCGTGGCGGGGGCGGTCTTGATCGCACGGGCCGGATCGCGCATGTCCGGCAGATGTGCCGCGGGATGCCAGCGCGCGCGCAGCATCTGCGCCGCGCGGACCGCCTGCTCCTCGCGTTCCGTCACGATGCCGATGAAGTCGCCGATGACGACCAGCGCGCGAAAACCCGGCAGACCCGCGACGCTGTCCCGGTCCACCGCGCGCAGCGAGCGCCCGACGCAGGGGCCGCTGTCGTGGCCGGCGTACGGCGGGCGCACGACGCGCCCGTGCAACATGCCCGGCACGCGCATGTCGTGGACGAACGTCAGCGCCCCGGTGGCTTTCGCGGGAAGATCCACGCGCGGCGTCGAACGTCCGACCGTGCGGTACAGCGCGGGATCCTTGACGGCGACGTCCTGATCGAGCGGCAGCGACACGCGGCGTCCGGCGAGCAGGGTGCCGAAGCCCAGACGCCGGCCGTCGTCGGCGAACGCGGCGCCCGCCTCGGTGCGGCAGCGGGCGGCGTCGACGCCGAAGCGCCGCGCCGCGAGCCCGAGCAGAATCTGCCGCGCCTGTGCCGCGGCCCGGCGCAGCGGCACCGCGCTGATCTGGATCGAGGCGCTGGCGATGGTCGGACCCTGGTTCGGCACTTCGCTCGCGTCGCCGAGGATCATCCGTACCTGCCCGGGCGGCACGTCGAGTTCCTCGGCGACGATCTGCGCGAGCGACGTGCGGATGCCGGTGCCCAGGTCGACGTGACCGTTGAACGCCAGGATGCGGCCATCGTCCAGCACCGCGATGAAGATTTCCGGCAGGTCCGGCACATAGGTCGAGTTGCTGCCGGGCTGGCCCGGCGTGGGAATGACCGGTGTCGGCGGCTGCCGGACGATGGTCAGGCAGCCGTCGCGGGCGAGCAGCGCGCGCCGCGTGAGCGGCTCGCTCACCGGTTGACGATCCGCTTCGGCATGGCAAGGGCCAGTGCGCAGCCGATCAGCATGCAGATGCCGAAGGTGATCAGGCCCGCGCTCATGCTGTGCGTCCGGTCCTTCATCCAGCCGAGCGCGTAGGTGCTGGCGAACCCGCCGAGATTGGCGATCGAGCAGGCGAAGGCGATGCCCGCCGCGGCCGCGGTGCCGCGCAGGAAGGTGGAGGGCAGGGCCCATACCACGGGCATGGCGGCCGCGACGCCGGCGTTGGCGATCGACAGCAGGATGACGGTGGCGGCGGTGCTGCCGCTGAAGAAGGTGCTGGCGATCAGGCCGAAAGCGGTGCAGGCGAACGGCACGACGATATGCCAGCGGCGCTCGCGGAAACGGTCGGAACTCGCGCCCGTGATCAGCATCATGACGATGGCGAGCGCGTTCGGGATCGCGGTCAGTATGCCGATTTCCAGCACGCTCTTGACGCCGGAGTCGCGGATGATGCTGGGCAGCCAGAAGCTGATCGCATAGGTGCCGAGCAGCACGCACAGATCGATCAGGCCGAGCGCCCAGACTTTCGGGTCGGTGAAGGCCGCACGCAGCGAATGGCGCTTGCCGTCCTGCGAATCGCGCGCGAGGTCGCGCTTCAGGCGCGTGCGTTCCGCGGCGTCGAGAAAGGGGGCGCTGTCGACCGTGTTCGGCAGATAGAAGAATACGGCGATGCCGAGCAGGATCGACGGCAGGGCTTCCAGCCCGAACAGCCATTGCCAGCCTTGCAGGCCATGCCGATCATTGAAGGCGGTCATGATCCAGCCCGACAGGGGGCCGCCAATCAGGCTCGACAGCGGCAGCCCCATCATGAACAGGGCGACCACCTTGCTGCGTCGCGCGTCGGGAAACCAGTGCGTGAGATAGAGCAGCACGCCGGGGAGAAACCCCGCTTCGGCGACGCCCAGCAGGAAGCGCAGCGCGTAGAACTGGCCGGGCGTCTTCACGAACATCGTGAGACCGGAGAGGATGCCCCAGGTGATCATGATCCGCGCGATCCAGATCTTCGCGCCGACCTTCTGCAGGACCAGATTGCTCGGGACCTCGAACAGGATGTAGCCGACGAAGAACAGGCCGCCGCCCAGGCCGTAGATGGTATCGCTGAAGCGCAGCGCACTCAGCATCTGCAGCTTCGCGATGCCGATATTGACCCGGTCCAGGTAGGCGGAAAAATAGCACAGGCAGAAGAAGGGGATGAGGCGCCATAGCAGCTTGCGGTAGAGCCGGTCGTTCGCCGTCAGTTCGATGCGGGACAATCCGGGGACGTCGCCATCGGTGGAGGTGGACATGTCGTTATCCTTCTGAATGGGGAGCGGGGAGGCACCGGACGGCGCGCCGGATCATCGGTAACGTACGCAACCAAAAACACGAGAGCAAACGGGACGGCACGGTATTTTACCCGCGCCCGCGGCGCCCGCCGACGCGGGATCACGCATGCGGCGTGGCGTCGTCCGGGGAGAGCACCACGCCACGCCGCACGACCGCTTCGCCATCGAGCAGCACATCGCAATGCCGCAGCGGGATGTCGATGTGGCAGGCCGTGGTGCGGGTGCCGCCGGCCTCGTTGTTCGGGCCGAGGGAGAACAGGAAGTTGCCGGCGAAGGCGCGGGCGTCCATGCCGATGGTGGACTCCCGATCGTACAGGCCGAGCGTCGACCAGCGCGCGCGGGGCTGGAGACCCCAGCCGATATGGGAGATCGCATATCCCTCGGGGTCGTCGAACGCGGCCATGTAATCGTTCAGCAGGTCCGCGTCGATGCCGCCCTCGATGCGGACCGCGTAGCCGTTCTCCACCGTCAGCACGATCGGCTCGGCGACATAGCGTTTCTGCGGCAGCAGGATATCGCCGCGATCGATGACGATGCGCCCGCTCGCCTGGCCGTCGTCGGGAAAGGTGAGCACGAAGCCGCTGGGCCAGTGGTCCCAGCGGCCCGGTTCGTCGACGAAACCGTATTCCGAGATCACCGGGAACTGCCCGAGCGGGCAGGTGAGATCGGTGCCGGCGGGCGAAGTCACGCGCATCTGGCGCGCCGCGCCGATGCGCGCGGCCGCGGCCGCGACGCGCGCCTTGTCGGCCAACGTGGGCACCAGACGGGCGAGAATCTCCGGCGGCTCCACCGCCAGCAGGATTTTCGTGCCGCCCTTGAGGATGTCGTGCTGTTCCGGCGAGAACAGCAGCGTCATCAGGTCGAGCACCAGATCGCTGGCCTTCAGCGCGGCGATCGCCGCATGGTTGCCGGTCAGCGGCGTGGTGCCCAGGTAGGCGAGCGCGTCCCGGCTCAGTGCCTTGTCGCCATTGACCGGGAGCAGATCCAGGCGGTTGACGATCGCCCCCATCGACTGGCTGGCGATCAGCGCGGTGGCGAGCGTCTGCGGATGCGAGGCGGCGCCGGTCAGGATGGTGACGGTCTGACCCGCCTGCAGGTTCGACAGCGTCAGGACCCGTTTCCAGGCGTCGATCATTTCGTAATCGCTGATGGACATGCGCTTTTCCGATGAGGGGATACCGATGCCGGAGTGTTTCGATCATAGTGTACACATTGGATTTTCAAAATAAATTCGCCCTGTTTCGATGCGTATTCTCGATATTTTTTAGGGTGACGATCGGTTGGAGAATTGCATGACCCCTGCGGCTGCGACAGTGGAAAGGCCATGCCAAATTTTTATTTTTCACAAAAATTGGAATGTGTACACTCGAATAAAGAGAGGGGTCGCCGGCGTTCTGCCGGGCCCGCTTCCGTTCTGGAGAGTGCATATGAAGAAGCCCCGCATCGCGGTCATCGGCGCCGGCCTGGGCGGCGTGGCCGCCACGGCCTTGCTGCTGCGCTCGGGCTATTCGGTCCGCCTGTACGAACAGGCGCCGTCGTTCTCGCGGATCGGGGCGGGGATTCACGTCGGCCCGAACGTGATGAAGATCCTGCGACGCATCGGCATCGAGGACGCGATGAACCGCATGGGATCGCACGCGGACGCCTGGTGCAGCCGCGATGGCCGCACCGGCGAGCTCATCGCCCGTGTGCCGCTGGGCGATTTCGCGGTCAAGGAATATGGCGCATCGTATCTGACGGTGCATCGCGGCGATTTCCACGCTCTGATGATCGACGCGTTGCCGCCGGGAACGGTGCAGTTCGACAAATGCCTGAGCCATATCGACGATACCAGCGGCGAGGACGGCGGCGGCGAGGTCCGGCTGACCTTCGCCGACGGCACCGTCGAGACGGCCGACATCGCCATCGGCGCGGACGGCGTGAACTCCCGGATGCGCGAGCATCTGCTGGGCGCGGAACCGCCGATCTATACCGGGCTGGTCGCGCACCGCGCGGTGTTGCCCGCGGCGTTGCTGGGCGACACACCCTTCGATCTGTGCGCGAAGTGGTGGTCCGAGGACCGTCACATGATGGTCTATTACGTGACGGGGAAAAAGGACGAGATCTACTACGTCACGGGCGTGCCCGCGCCGGACTGGCCGCAGGGACAATCGATGCTGCCGAGCAGCCGCGAAGAAATGCGCGAGGCGTTCGACGGGTATCACCCCGCGGTGCAGAAGCTGATCGACGCGACGCCCGAGGTGACGAAATGGCCGCTGCTGGAACGCAACCCCCTGCCGCTCTGGAGCCGGGGCCGGCTGGTTTTGCTGGGCGACGCCTGCCATCCGATGAAGCCGCACATGGCGCAGGGCGCGGCGATGGCGATCGAGGATGCGGCGATGCTGACGCGTTGTCTCGACGAAGCGGGTGCCGACGATCCGGCGACTGCCTTCGCGCTCTACGAAGCGAACCGGGCGGAGCGCGCCTCGCGCGTGCAGAAGGTCTCGCACGACAATACCTGGCTGCGCACGAACGAGGATCCGGCCTGGGTGTTCGCCTACGACGTGTTCGACGTGCCCCTGCGATGACGGCGCCCGCGCCGCCGCGTCCCCTGGAAAGCGAATCGCTGACGCTGACGGTGAATGGCGCGACGCGGACGATCGAGGCGGCGCGCGACACGCCCTTGCTGTACATATTGAGAAACGATTTCGCGCTGAACGGTCCCAAGTACGGTTGCGGACTCGGGCAGTGCGGTGCCTGCACGGTGCTGCTCGCCGGCGGCGCGGCGCGCTCCTGCGTCGTGCCGGTTGCCGCGGCGGTGGGTCGCGAGACGCTCACGCTGGAAGGGCTGGGCGACGCCGCCGCGCCGCATCCGATTCAGCGCGCCTTCATCGAGGAACAGGCCGCGCAGTGCGGCTATTGCCTCAATGGCATGATCATGAGCACCAAGGTCCTGCTGGACCGCCACCCCGCGCCGAGCGATGACCGGATCCGCGAAGCGTTGCGCTTCAATTATTGCCGCTGCGGCACGCACGTCGAGATCATGCGGGCGGTGCGTCGCGCGGCGGTGTATGTGAAACATGCGCGCGAAAGCTGAGGCGGGCAAGGGCGTGGGTACCGATGTGGGTGCCGACGTGGGTGCCGACGTGGGTACCGATGCGGCATCGCCCTTGGCAGCCGCGTCCGAACCGGTGCGAGTGCTGCCGCATCGGGCGTGCTACAGCTGGCCGCTGAACGCCGGCACCGTCGCGCCGCGGGCGCGGCTCGACGGTGCCGCGTCGCTCGACGCCGCCGGGCGACTCGCGCTCTGGCGCTACGCGGCGCGGGCATCGCCGCACGCCGTGCCCGGCGCCGCCAGCGCCGCAATCCGGCCGGAGATGCCGTACGGACCGCGGCGCATCGAGACGCTGATCGATGACGCCGCGGGCGCCATCCCTGCCGTCGCGCATGTTTTCGCGCGGGAATCCTTGGTCGACGAGATCGCGCGCGATGGTAGGCGTGACCCCCTGGCATTCCGGCGCGCGCATCTGGACGCGGCACGCGACGGTGGCGGCTCGGCATTGGTCGACGCGCTCGCGGAACGTGCCGTGTGGCGGCCGCGATCCCAGCCGCCCCGCCCGTTTGACGCACGGGTGACGCGGGGCCGCGGCTTTGCTTTCGACAAGCGCGCGCCGCGCCCGGGCGAAGCGGACTGCCCGGTGTATTCCGGGTGGATCGTCGACGTCGAAGTGGATGGCGCGAGCGGCGGCATCGCCGTGACGCGCGTGGTCGCGGGGCAGGCGCGCGGGCATATCGACGGGAGCGGCATCGAAGGGATCGGCGCGGCGCGCATCGCGCGGGCGGCGTCGCGATTGCTCGGGCGCACCGTGGCGTATGTGCCCGCGCATGACGAAACCGCCGGTCCCGCGGCGCTCGCGTATCGCGCGTCCGGCGCCGTCGTGCAAGCCGTGAAGAGCGCGATGCAGGCAAAGGTCGAGACAGGGGACGCGGTGGTGAACGCCGGTCCGGCGCCGGAAATCGACGCAGCAAGCGACGCAAGCGACGCCGCGCCCGCCGCCGCGGCGATCGCCAACGCGCTGTACGACGCGACCGGTGTCCGGTTTCGCGATCCGCCCTTCACCCCGGAGCGGGTGCGCGCGGTTCTGAACGACGCCGTTCCGGCGCGCGGTGGCCCTTTCGCGGGTCCGCGCGACCGCGGCGCCAGCATGCGCCTCGCTACGCGCCGCAGTCTGGCCTGGCTGGCGGCGGGTGCCAGCGCGCTGGCGGCCGTGCTCGGTACGGCCTGGCCGGTACGCGCGCCGCTGCCGCTCATCGAGCGGCCCGATCCGGCGACCTGGTCCGCGGCGACGCTCGCACGGGGACGCGCCGTCGCCGCCGCCGGGGACTGCGCGGTCTGTCACACCGCGCCGGGCGGGGTCGAGAACGCCGGCGGTCTGGGCATCGCGACGCCCTTCGGCACGGTCTATTCGACGAATCTGACGCCGGACGTCGTCCACGGCATCGGCGGCTGGTCGTTCGCCGCTTTCGAGCGCGCCATGCGGCAGGGGATTTCGCGGGACGGACGGCATCTGTACCCGGCGTTCCCCTACACGGCTTTCGCCAGGCTGAGCGAAGCCGACATGACCGCCTTGTACGCATACCTGATGGCGCGGCCCGCGGTACCGGTGCCGGCACCGGCGACCCGGCTGCGGTTTCCGTTCAATCGGCGTGCGCTGCTGGCCGGCTGGAACGCGCTCTACCTGAGGCCGGGTGCCTATCGGCCCGATCCCGCGCGCGCCGCCGAGTGGAATCGCGGCCGCTATCTGGTGGAGGGCGCCGGGCATTGCGCCGCCTGCCATTCCCCACGCAACGCGCTGGGTGCGGAACTGGGCGGCGCCCGTCATCTGTCCGGCGGCGTCGTCGATGGCTGGACGGCCCCGTCGCTCGTGGCGAATGCAACGTCGCGGCTGCCCTGGACCGAGACGGCATTGTTCGACTATCTGAGCACGGGCTTTTCCCGCGAACACGGCGTCGCGGCGGGGCCGATGGCGCCGGTGGTCGCGGGTCTCGCCACCTTGCCGGCGGCGGATGTCCGGGCGATGGCGCACTATCTGGCGTCTTTGCGCGCGCCGCCGCATGAGCAGGCACATGAGCAGGCACATGAGCAAGCGCATGAGCAAGCGCATGAGCAAGCGCATGAGCAAGCGCATGAGCGGGACGATCCGGCGATCCGTCTGCGTGGGCTGGAAACCGGCCAGCGGATTTTCGAGGGGGCGTGCGCGGTGTGTCACGCCGATGCCGGCGGCGTGGGAAATTTCGGCGTGCGGCCGCTGATGTCGCGCAATACCAGCGTCGCCGAACGTACCCCCGACAATCTGCTCCGCGTGATCCAGGCAGGGATCGCCGCGCCGGCAACGGACGCGTTGGGCTATATGCCCGGCTTCCGGGACGTGTTCGACGACCGGCAGGTCGCGGCGCTGGGCGCCTATCTGCGCGCCCGTTTCGCGCCGGCGGAACCCGCGTGGCCGGACCTCGCGGCCACGTCCGCGCGTATCCGCAGAATGCCGCATTGACCGACACCGCGCGCGACGCACATCGTATCGAGAGGTGCGCCTCGCTGTTTGGCGCACATCGTCGGTTCCCCGGTCCGCAAGCCCGAGGGTGCCAACCTTTCTAGGATTGCTCGGTGCGCATCATCGCGCGCAGCAGGAAATCGAGCGCGACGCGTTCGCCCGGGTTCAGCGAACCGAAGGTCTGCTCCGTCACGTCCCGCGCGAATGGAATGGTCCGGTCGGTGAGCGCCCGGCCCTTGCCGGTCGCGCGCACGATCAGTTTGCGCCTGTCCCCGGGATCGGCCGACACGGAAACCAGCGACCGTTTCTTGAGGCGTTCCACCACGCCGCGGATGGTCGCCTGATCGATGGCGGTCGCCTTGACGATATCGTTCAATGAACACGCATCCTGCTTGCGGATCGCGCACAGCGTGACGAATTGGGCGGCCGTCAGTTCGGAATCGGGAATCGCTGCCTGAAAAAGCGCGATATGCCGCTGATAAGCACGTCTGAGAAGGTGGCCAATCTGGTCCGAGAACACGTAATCGTCGCTGTTCCGAATCTTGGCGGGCGAGGGAGGGGGCGTCGGCACAAGAAAAAATTGTAGTGTATACGTTATTTCACGCGCCACGCCGTCGCGGGCAGGGCGACCCCGCCCGCGCGATGCGGATCAGGTTTTCTTCAGATTTTTGACCGGCACCTCGATCAAGGTCAGTTGCACGGTCTTGCCGCTTTGCCAGGCGTTCGCGCCGGGGTCGACCGTCGGCATCGGAATATCCGCCCGGTTCTTCTTCTGT encodes:
- a CDS encoding FAD-dependent monooxygenase; translated protein: MKKPRIAVIGAGLGGVAATALLLRSGYSVRLYEQAPSFSRIGAGIHVGPNVMKILRRIGIEDAMNRMGSHADAWCSRDGRTGELIARVPLGDFAVKEYGASYLTVHRGDFHALMIDALPPGTVQFDKCLSHIDDTSGEDGGGEVRLTFADGTVETADIAIGADGVNSRMREHLLGAEPPIYTGLVAHRAVLPAALLGDTPFDLCAKWWSEDRHMMVYYVTGKKDEIYYVTGVPAPDWPQGQSMLPSSREEMREAFDGYHPAVQKLIDATPEVTKWPLLERNPLPLWSRGRLVLLGDACHPMKPHMAQGAAMAIEDAAMLTRCLDEAGADDPATAFALYEANRAERASRVQKVSHDNTWLRTNEDPAWVFAYDVFDVPLR
- a CDS encoding 2,5-dihydroxypyridine 5,6-dioxygenase — translated: MSISDYEMIDAWKRVLTLSNLQAGQTVTILTGAASHPQTLATALIASQSMGAIVNRLDLLPVNGDKALSRDALAYLGTTPLTGNHAAIAALKASDLVLDLMTLLFSPEQHDILKGGTKILLAVEPPEILARLVPTLADKARVAAAAARIGAARQMRVTSPAGTDLTCPLGQFPVISEYGFVDEPGRWDHWPSGFVLTFPDDGQASGRIVIDRGDILLPQKRYVAEPIVLTVENGYAVRIEGGIDADLLNDYMAAFDDPEGYAISHIGWGLQPRARWSTLGLYDRESTIGMDARAFAGNFLFSLGPNNEAGGTRTTACHIDIPLRHCDVLLDGEAVVRRGVVLSPDDATPHA
- a CDS encoding ABC transporter substrate-binding protein, which encodes MIRRISKPTVRRLSVFATAAGVSLLSGVLPGTASDAFAQAPAKALVYCSEGNPGGFDPARLTTSTDFDASAHVLFDTLVEFKHGSSDLVPGLARSWEISADGKTYTFHLRPGVKFQTTAWFKPTRDFNADDAAFTLDRMINPDNAFQKAAPVLFSYAADVGFDKEIARVDTPDPLTLRITLNQPDVAFLSKIAMEFASIQSAEYAQALLKAGKTGQLNDEPVGTGPFILRRFTQDAQIRYDANPDFWNKGRIHIPKLIFSITPDPATRIAKLASGECQMSAFPRPIDLDAVRQNPQLKLMSAPGFNIAYVAYNVTHKPLDSLLVRRALDMAVDKQAILKAVYSGQATIAAAPMPPTQWGYDKDLKDAPLDLAKARDLLRQAGFPNGFSITLWAMPIQRGYNPNARLMAQLIQADWAKIGVQAKIVSYEWGEYNKRAKVDGEHDAILYGWMADYADPDNWLDTVLGCASRKGSNVAKWCNPEFDKLTAAARQTTDRQRRIALYQQAQQIFKREVPYTPIAYMNTYQPMAKNVDGYAISPVAGHRFEDVTVK
- a CDS encoding CsbD family protein; protein product: MNKAQTEGIKDQVKGKVNEVVGKVTGDKTQEAKGDLQQAAGKTEKAAGDTAENLKDAK
- a CDS encoding MFS transporter, whose product is MSTSTDGDVPGLSRIELTANDRLYRKLLWRLIPFFCLCYFSAYLDRVNIGIAKLQMLSALRFSDTIYGLGGGLFFVGYILFEVPSNLVLQKVGAKIWIARIMITWGILSGLTMFVKTPGQFYALRFLLGVAEAGFLPGVLLYLTHWFPDARRSKVVALFMMGLPLSSLIGGPLSGWIMTAFNDRHGLQGWQWLFGLEALPSILLGIAVFFYLPNTVDSAPFLDAAERTRLKRDLARDSQDGKRHSLRAAFTDPKVWALGLIDLCVLLGTYAISFWLPSIIRDSGVKSVLEIGILTAIPNALAIVMMLITGASSDRFRERRWHIVVPFACTAFGLIASTFFSGSTAATVILLSIANAGVAAAMPVVWALPSTFLRGTAAAAGIAFACSIANLGGFASTYALGWMKDRTHSMSAGLITFGICMLIGCALALAMPKRIVNR
- a CDS encoding (2Fe-2S)-binding protein, whose protein sequence is MTAPAPPRPLESESLTLTVNGATRTIEAARDTPLLYILRNDFALNGPKYGCGLGQCGACTVLLAGGAARSCVVPVAAAVGRETLTLEGLGDAAAPHPIQRAFIEEQAAQCGYCLNGMIMSTKVLLDRHPAPSDDRIREALRFNYCRCGTHVEIMRAVRRAAVYVKHARES
- a CDS encoding xanthine dehydrogenase family protein molybdopterin-binding subunit; this encodes MSEPLTRRALLARDGCLTIVRQPPTPVIPTPGQPGSNSTYVPDLPEIFIAVLDDGRILAFNGHVDLGTGIRTSLAQIVAEELDVPPGQVRMILGDASEVPNQGPTIASASIQISAVPLRRAAAQARQILLGLAARRFGVDAARCRTEAGAAFADDGRRLGFGTLLAGRRVSLPLDQDVAVKDPALYRTVGRSTPRVDLPAKATGALTFVHDMRVPGMLHGRVVRPPYAGHDSGPCVGRSLRAVDRDSVAGLPGFRALVVIGDFIGIVTEREEQAVRAAQMLRARWHPAAHLPDMRDPARAIKTAPATPRLLQQSGDVAAAGRQPGVATLTRRYVWPYQMHASIGPSCALADYRDERITVWSGTQNPQSLRHDLSVLCGRGEDEIDIVRMEAAGCYGRNCADDVAGDALLLSRAARAPVRVQLSRADEHLWEPKGAGQVMDVTGSVSAQGDTVAYDFETRYPSNDAPLLATLLTGARPARAGVFEMGDRTAVTPYTFPHTRFVCQDLAPLVRTSWLRGVSALPNSFAHDAFLDELAVLARADPLAFRLRHLEDPRARELLEATARRAGWQAGAVPRHPEQTGERIVRGRGLSYARYVHSRFPGFGAAWAAWIVDIEVDRETGAIRVVRVTVGQDTGTMINPDGVRHQIHGNVIQSLSRVLKESVRFADGIVASREWGSYPILTFPELPEIDVLLMPRQGEPPMGAGESASVPAPAAIANALFDATGVRFYAPPFTPETVRATLQAARTGVTTAVPDDA